From Anopheles darlingi chromosome 2, idAnoDarlMG_H_01, whole genome shotgun sequence, the proteins below share one genomic window:
- the LOC125948463 gene encoding uncharacterized protein LOC125948463 isoform X3 encodes MANKAANKTTTDSDIACEEAARLTAEQQEDPSPEDDEAACEYHDMPPPPDGGYGWVIVFASFMCNMIVDGIAYTFGVFLNEFVVYFGEGKGTVAWVGSLLSGMYLSAGPVVSALANKFGCRAVCIAGSIISASAFALSTLSTSVTMLMLTYGVMGGIGFGLIYLPAVVAVGYYFETKRSLATGIAVCGSGFGTFAFAPLANMLLANFDWKNSNLILAGLILNCAIFGAMMRPLTYPKEDKVKPLMQRMYEEKRLQMERGSIGGSYFMVQLPDGTMEKRLKAPLNADPGVHSSLALDQLAQQGGMHPVATLPTISEFKTPEQNGSSGSSSESSQIEMKKPLNKKRNTNSESDATEYGTDNMPRNASQPAFTSHQSGIPKNGSVPTFDRVRKHSTGERFKPSLAAIKASSRGDVGSNGDVRKSATQLRNSRGSVNGSKNNNAEEFDDASMFTSKASLKADRSIMVRPLSRKDIFYSGSVTNLKEYQSQKSLTNYRNSVVSLTKFEKEHRNDVRDDVEKGREEQYDLCPCLALPDSFKNAIAAMMDVSLLRDPVFMMIGVSNIFGMAGLYVPFVYLVDAAVLDGIDQNSASFLISIIGITNTVGRIVCGYVADFPKVDALFLNNICLVISTIAVALTPFCSSYASYVVMAIAFGIAIAGYISLTSIILVDLLGLDKLTNAFGLLILFRGAATIVGSPLAGALYDATQSYSIPFFVAGGLFALSAITSFAAPAMQRFRKQTHAPVHVEVLTPIDEEPSEDLADDDQPITMVPKIIQTAPSPSTEQPVTSNITSTSTISNDDRKHANGGSVKDMNKEVSQMESVV; translated from the exons ATGGCAAACAAAGcggcaaacaaaaccacg ACTGATAGTGATATTGCTTGCGAGGAGGCAGCACGTTTAACggcggagcagcaggaggatcCGTCgccagaagatgatgaagcagCATGCGAATATCATGATATGCCACCGCCTCCCGACGGCGG GTATGGCTGGGTTATCGTGTTCGCATCCTTTATGTGCAACATGATCGTCGATGGTATCGCGTACACGTTCGGTGTATTTCTGAACGAGTTCGTAGTGTATTTTGGAGAAGGCAAGGGTACAGTGGCATGGGTTGGTAGCTTACTGAGTGGTATGTACCTGAGCGCGGGTCCCGTAGTATCTGCACTAGCGAATAAATTCGGTTGCCGTGCGGTGTGTATAGCTGGAAGTATCATATCGGCCTCCGCGTTTGCTCTCAGTACACTTAGTACCTCGGTAACGATGCTAATGCTCACATATGGTGTGATGGGAGGCATTGGGTTCGGATTAATCTATCTGCCTGCGGTTGTTGCCGTCGGATACTACTTCGAAACTAAGCGTTCATTGGCCACCGGTATTGCAGTGTGTGGTTCTGGGTTTGGTACATTCGCCTTTGCACCACTAGCAAATATGCTACTAGCAAACTTTGACTGGAAAAACTCAAACCTCATCTTGGCCGGGCTGATTCTGAATTGTGCCATCTTTGGCGCCATGATGCGCCCACTGAC CTACCCGAAAGAGGATAAGGTAAAACCCTTGATGCAGCGCATGTACGAAGAGAAACGCCTTCAAATGGAGCGGGGATCGATTGGTGGATCCTACTTCATGGTACAGCTGCCCGATGGTACGATGGAGAAAAGACTGAAAGCCCCCCTAAACGCGGATCCGGGTGTACACTCGAGCCTGGCCCTGGATCAGCTCGCACAACAGGGCGGTATGCACCCCGTGGCCACGTTACCAACTATCTCGGAATTCAAAACaccggaacagaacggaagtAGCGGATCATCGTCAGAATCGAGCCAGATagaaatgaagaaaccattgAACAAAAAACGTAACACCAACTCCGAATCGGATGCGACCGAATATGGGACTGACAATATGCCTCGCAATGCCTCGCAGCCTGCCTTTACTAGCCATCAATCAG GTATCCCTAAGAATGGATCCGTGCCGACCTTCGATCGCGTTCGGAAACATTCCACCGGCGAACGGTTTAAACCATCTCTGGCCGCCATAAAAGCGAGCTCGCGAGGTGATGTCGGTAGCAATGGTGATGTACGTAAATCTGCAACACAGCTCAGAAACTCACGAGGCTCTGTGAATGGCAGCAAGAATAATAATGCTGAGGAATTT GATGATGCTAGCATGTTTACCTCGAAAGCTTCTCTGAAAGCGGACCGGTCAATAATGGTGCGACCGCTTTCTCGTAAGGATATCTTCTATTCTGGATCCGTTACTAATCTGAAAGAATACCAGAGTCAGAAATCACTCACCAACTACCGCAACTCTGTTGTTTCACTCACCAAATTCGAGAAGGAACATCGTAATGATGTGCGGGATGATGTGGAGAAAGGCCGAGAAGAGC AATACGATCTGTGCCCATGTCTGGCTTTACCGGACTCGTTCAAGAACGCCATTGCTGCCATGATGGATGTCAGTTTGCTACGCGATCCAGTCTTTATGATGATCGGTGTTTCGAACATATTCGGTATGGCTGGCCTATATGTCCCGTTTGTTTATCTAGTCGATGCTGCCGTCCTTGAT GGAATTGATCAAAATTCTGCCTCATTCCTAATCTCGATCATCGGTATCACGAACACCGTCGGAAGGATCGTGTGTGGTTACGTAGCTGATTTCCCTAAGGTGGACGCATTGTTCCTCAACAATATCTGCCTCGTGATATCCACGATAGCAGTTGCGTTGACACCATTCTGTAGTAGCTATGCTTCATACGTGGTAATGGCCATCGCATTCGGTATTGCAATTG CTGGCTACATCTCACTGACGTCAATTATTCTCGTGGATCTACTTGGTTTGGACAAATTGACGAATGCCTTTGGATTGCTGATTTTATTCCGCGGTGCAGCCACGATCGTTGGCTCACCTCTGGCGGGTGCCCTGTACGACGCAACTCAGTCGTATTCGATACCGTTCTTTGTCGCAGGAGGTCTATTTGCACTATCGGCAATTACTAGCTTCGCCGCACCAGCTATGCAGAG ATTCCGTAAGCAAACGCACGCTCCGGTACATGTCGAGGTGCTAACTCCCATCGACGAAGAACCCTCGGAGGATCTGGCCGATGATGACCAACCGATTACGATGGTTCCAAAGATCATTCAAACTGCCCCGAGCCCGTCCACTGAACAACCCGTTACGTCCAACATTACATCCACCTCCACGATCAGTAACGATGATCGGAAGCACGCCAACGGCGGCAGTGTTAAGGATATGAATAAGGAAGTTAGCCAAATGGAGTCGGTAGTATAA